In one Sandaracinaceae bacterium genomic region, the following are encoded:
- a CDS encoding FHA domain-containing protein, translating to MGTREDERDLATMVAPLGSLDQSVLEAMTLYRRARVKVLELRKQAAQLHTGYWVFHTGTGGLPLGFVPAVAGAHAIVGRHHCVDLRVAEEHHAFSLRQALLRARRMDGQLVLNVMDLESPHGIVLGRDHSVRALDAVGPFAALMGGLTLLFVPEDPKQELPEALPVPELLTVCEREQPRKPERWDLPLPEPARPTLASRSESCSRVSELAGLRRVELGSIIPSAPFAQSHISVDLDAARAEGACAFHLTSHARVLGTLVLTREQLESGVLLGRYDRCWDLGNQPLDTQVSRVHALLILERGALRIFDLGSTNGVQVDDEVVRSATLMRHQRVELSSELTLRVLFTSVPTLPPPPPAPEVVR from the coding sequence ATGGGCACGCGGGAAGACGAACGGGATCTGGCGACGATGGTGGCGCCGCTCGGGTCGCTCGACCAGTCCGTGCTCGAGGCCATGACGCTCTATCGGAGGGCGCGTGTGAAGGTGCTGGAGCTGCGCAAGCAGGCGGCCCAGCTGCACACGGGCTACTGGGTGTTCCACACCGGCACGGGTGGGCTGCCGCTCGGCTTCGTGCCGGCCGTCGCGGGGGCGCACGCCATCGTGGGTCGCCACCACTGCGTGGACCTCAGGGTGGCCGAGGAGCATCACGCGTTTTCGCTGCGGCAGGCGCTGCTGCGGGCGCGGCGCATGGACGGCCAGCTGGTGCTCAACGTCATGGACCTCGAGTCACCGCACGGCATCGTGCTGGGCCGCGACCACAGCGTGCGCGCGCTCGACGCGGTGGGTCCCTTTGCGGCGCTCATGGGCGGGCTCACGCTGCTGTTCGTTCCGGAGGATCCAAAGCAAGAGCTGCCGGAGGCGCTGCCCGTGCCCGAGCTACTGACGGTGTGTGAGCGCGAGCAGCCGCGGAAGCCCGAGCGTTGGGACCTGCCCCTGCCAGAGCCGGCGCGCCCCACGCTCGCGTCCAGGTCGGAGTCGTGCAGCCGCGTGAGTGAGCTGGCAGGCCTGCGGCGCGTGGAGCTGGGCTCCATCATTCCCTCGGCTCCCTTTGCGCAGAGCCACATCTCCGTGGACCTCGACGCGGCGCGCGCCGAGGGGGCCTGTGCTTTCCACCTCACCTCCCACGCGCGCGTGCTGGGCACCCTGGTGCTCACCCGCGAGCAGCTCGAGAGCGGCGTGCTGCTGGGGCGCTACGACCGCTGCTGGGACCTCGGGAACCAGCCCCTCGACACCCAGGTGTCGCGCGTGCACGCGCTGCTCATCCTCGAGCGCGGGGCGCTGCGCATCTTCGACCTGGGCTCCACCAACGGCGTGCAGGTGGACGACGAGGTGGTGCGCTCGGCCACCCTCATGCGTCACCAGCGGGTGGAGCTATCGAGCGAGCTGACGCTGCGCGTGCTGTTCACCAGCGTGCCCACCCTGCCGCCACCGCCGCCGGCGCCGGAGGTGGTCCGCTAG
- a CDS encoding MBL fold metallo-hydrolase, whose product MIEIEFLGAAQGVTGSMHLVRTVQGNVLLDCGLFQGRRKESVERNSHLRVDPDEVNVAVLSHAHIDHSGALPVLYKLGYRGAIYTTEATRDLCEAMLADAAAIQMHDAEWINAKVARGVTNMDPVEALYDQSHVDGVMAQMVGIPYHQKQQLLPGITVTFYDAGHVLGSALVVLDIDDEGDMKRVLFSGDLGRHAMPILRDPEHPHGAHVLILEGTYGDRLHPPRAQMEDDLAEIAAGAWARGGKVVIPSFALERAQEILYTLRRLHDAGRLPDMPVYLDSPLALKVTDVFREHVGIYDQETRDMLANHQSPFNFPGLRYVESVRESMEIDKKPGPCIIIAASGMCEFGRVVHHLKAIVEDHDSEVVIVGFMAQHTLGRRLVERRPKVRIHGVEWTRSCRVTVLEGFSAHADQQDLLNFAEETRQRGPLRHVVLVHGEEPQLRALEQQLTERHFPSVSVPAEGDVLTF is encoded by the coding sequence ATGATCGAGATCGAGTTCCTCGGCGCGGCGCAGGGCGTCACGGGTTCCATGCACCTCGTGCGCACCGTCCAGGGGAACGTGCTGCTGGACTGCGGCCTCTTCCAGGGCAGACGCAAGGAGTCGGTGGAGCGCAACAGCCACTTACGGGTGGACCCGGACGAAGTGAACGTGGCGGTGCTCTCGCACGCCCACATCGACCACTCGGGCGCGCTGCCCGTGCTCTACAAGCTGGGCTACCGCGGCGCCATCTACACCACCGAGGCCACGCGCGACCTGTGCGAAGCCATGCTGGCCGACGCGGCGGCCATCCAGATGCACGACGCCGAGTGGATCAACGCCAAGGTGGCGCGCGGCGTGACCAACATGGACCCGGTGGAGGCCCTCTACGACCAGAGCCACGTGGACGGCGTGATGGCGCAGATGGTGGGCATTCCCTACCACCAGAAGCAGCAGCTCTTGCCCGGCATCACCGTCACCTTCTACGACGCAGGCCACGTGCTGGGCAGCGCGCTGGTGGTGCTGGACATCGACGACGAGGGCGACATGAAGCGTGTCCTCTTCTCGGGGGACCTGGGCCGGCACGCCATGCCCATCCTGCGCGACCCGGAGCACCCGCACGGGGCGCACGTCCTGATCCTGGAGGGCACCTACGGCGACCGCCTGCACCCGCCGCGTGCCCAGATGGAAGACGACCTCGCGGAGATCGCGGCCGGCGCTTGGGCGCGCGGGGGCAAGGTGGTGATCCCGTCGTTCGCGCTCGAGCGCGCGCAGGAGATCCTGTACACGCTGCGGCGGCTGCACGACGCGGGACGCTTGCCGGACATGCCGGTGTACCTCGACTCCCCGCTGGCGCTGAAGGTCACCGACGTGTTCCGCGAGCACGTGGGCATCTACGACCAAGAGACGCGCGACATGCTGGCCAACCACCAGTCGCCCTTCAACTTCCCCGGCCTGCGCTACGTGGAGTCCGTGCGCGAGTCCATGGAGATCGACAAGAAGCCGGGCCCCTGCATCATCATCGCGGCCAGCGGCATGTGCGAGTTCGGGCGCGTGGTGCATCACCTCAAGGCCATCGTGGAAGACCACGACAGCGAGGTGGTCATCGTGGGCTTCATGGCGCAGCACACGCTGGGCCGGCGGCTGGTGGAGCGGCGCCCCAAGGTGCGCATCCACGGCGTGGAGTGGACGCGCTCTTGCCGCGTGACCGTGCTGGAGGGCTTCAGCGCGCACGCCGACCAGCAAGATCTATTGAACTTCGCGGAGGAGACGCGGCAGCGCGGCCCGCTGCGCCACGTGGTGCTGGTGCACGGGGAGGAGCCTCAGCTGCGGGCGCTCGAGCAGCAGCTCACCGAGCGGCACTTCCCGAGCGTGAGCGTGCCGGCCGAGGGCGACGTCCTCACGTTCTGA
- the arsH gene encoding arsenical resistance protein ArsH gives MSVHYGSPPPLGRPTFPELTPSTHPPRILMLYGSLRDRSYSRLLTEEAGRILTDLGCEVRIYDPRDLPVKGPGLDEHPEVVRLRELSQWSEGQVWCSPEMHGAITGVFKNQIDWIPLAIGAVRPTQGRTLAVMQVSGGSQSFNAVNTLRLLGRWMRMLTIPNQSSVAKAYEEFHEDGRMKDSAYRDRVVDVMEELYKFTLLTRDLRDFLVDRYSERREAEAKAALDPSNPKHRLAGEGL, from the coding sequence ATGAGCGTTCACTACGGCAGCCCGCCGCCGCTCGGGCGTCCCACCTTCCCCGAGCTCACCCCGAGCACGCACCCGCCGCGCATCCTCATGCTGTACGGGTCGCTGCGCGATCGCTCCTACAGCCGCCTGCTCACCGAGGAGGCCGGGCGCATCCTGACCGACCTCGGCTGCGAGGTGCGCATCTACGACCCGCGCGACCTGCCGGTGAAGGGACCGGGGCTGGACGAGCACCCGGAGGTGGTGCGCCTGCGCGAGCTGTCGCAGTGGTCCGAGGGACAGGTGTGGTGCTCGCCCGAGATGCACGGCGCCATCACGGGTGTGTTCAAGAACCAGATCGACTGGATCCCGCTGGCCATCGGCGCGGTGCGTCCCACACAGGGCCGCACGCTCGCGGTCATGCAGGTGTCCGGTGGGTCGCAGTCGTTCAACGCCGTGAACACGCTGCGGCTGTTGGGGCGCTGGATGCGCATGCTCACGATTCCCAACCAGTCGTCGGTGGCCAAGGCCTACGAGGAGTTCCACGAAGACGGCCGCATGAAGGACTCCGCCTACCGCGACCGCGTGGTGGACGTCATGGAGGAGCTCTACAAGTTCACGCTGCTCACGCGCGACCTGCGCGACTTCCTGGTGGACCGCTACAGCGAGCGCCGCGAGGCCGAGGCCAAGGCCGCGCTCGACCCCAGCAACCCCAAGCACCGGCTGGCAGGCGAGGGTCTCTAG
- the arsB gene encoding ACR3 family arsenite efflux transporter: MGLFERYLSLWVSLAIAAGVGLGLLVPELFQAVAALEWARVNLVVAVLIWLMVYPMMLKVDPGCLRDVGRRPAGLALTLVINWLIKPFTMAALGVLFFEHVFADLVPMEDAQQYIAGMILLGVAPCTAMVFVWSNLTRGDANYTLVQVSVNDLIMVVAFAPIAGLLLGVTSVAVPWETLIASVVIFVVIPLAAGILTQRRLAGRGGVAAVDALASKLKPTSMLGLLLTVVLLFGFQAETIVAQPERVALIAVPLVIQSYGIFALGYLGARLLRLPFNVAAPAAMIGTSNFFELAVAVAISLFGLDSGAALATVVGVLIEVPVMLTLVAFANRTQGWFPSAPPLPRRLPFTEVPHMPGLRFDSVLFLCVANSARSQMAEGLARAVFGDAVRVQSAGSQPSRVNPLAVTALAELGLDIGGQQSKSVDDIDPSRVDLVITLCAEEVCPVFLTRAPRLHWPLQDPAHKHEVLADDQRLQHFRDTRDQLRARLAVLAALRDVPEGPTPREFHASVRVPDLAAAARFYTWLLGVSPKEWTHRYVTFVSEALRTNFVLLVSDGKELHHDTLYHLGVDVGTRAAVIAAQHRAVAAGIPIEKPARTTWRGTPLHELWLTDPGGNLVEIYARLTPEELAEMPADKEPWTLVSGEAA, encoded by the coding sequence ATGGGCCTCTTCGAACGCTATCTCTCGCTCTGGGTCTCGCTCGCCATCGCGGCCGGCGTGGGCCTCGGGCTCTTGGTCCCGGAGCTCTTCCAGGCGGTGGCCGCCCTCGAGTGGGCGCGCGTCAACCTGGTGGTGGCCGTGCTCATCTGGCTCATGGTCTACCCCATGATGCTGAAGGTGGACCCGGGCTGCCTGCGCGACGTGGGCCGGCGCCCCGCGGGCTTGGCGCTCACCCTCGTCATCAACTGGCTCATCAAGCCGTTCACCATGGCCGCGCTCGGCGTGCTGTTCTTCGAGCACGTGTTCGCGGACCTGGTGCCCATGGAGGACGCGCAGCAGTACATCGCCGGCATGATCCTGCTGGGCGTGGCGCCCTGCACCGCCATGGTGTTCGTGTGGAGCAACCTGACCCGCGGCGACGCCAACTACACGCTGGTGCAGGTGTCGGTGAACGACCTGATCATGGTGGTGGCCTTCGCGCCCATCGCGGGCCTCCTGCTGGGCGTCACCAGCGTGGCGGTGCCGTGGGAGACGCTGATCGCGTCGGTGGTCATCTTCGTGGTCATTCCGCTCGCGGCGGGCATCCTCACGCAGAGGCGCTTGGCCGGCCGGGGAGGCGTGGCCGCCGTGGACGCGCTCGCCAGCAAGCTCAAGCCCACCTCCATGCTGGGCCTGCTGCTCACGGTGGTGCTGCTCTTCGGCTTTCAGGCGGAGACGATCGTGGCCCAGCCCGAGCGCGTGGCGCTCATCGCGGTGCCGCTGGTCATCCAGAGCTACGGCATCTTCGCGCTGGGCTACCTTGGCGCGCGCCTGCTGCGCTTGCCCTTCAACGTGGCCGCACCTGCCGCCATGATCGGCACCAGCAACTTCTTCGAGCTGGCCGTGGCCGTGGCCATCAGCCTGTTCGGGCTGGACTCGGGCGCCGCGCTCGCCACGGTGGTGGGCGTGCTCATCGAGGTGCCCGTGATGCTCACGCTGGTGGCCTTCGCCAACCGCACGCAGGGCTGGTTCCCGAGCGCGCCCCCGCTGCCACGCCGGCTTCCGTTCACTGAGGTGCCCCACATGCCCGGTCTCCGTTTCGACAGCGTGCTCTTCCTCTGCGTGGCCAACTCGGCGCGCTCCCAGATGGCCGAGGGTCTTGCCCGCGCGGTCTTCGGTGATGCGGTGCGCGTCCAGTCGGCCGGCTCGCAGCCTTCGCGCGTGAACCCGCTGGCCGTCACGGCGCTCGCCGAGCTGGGCCTCGACATCGGCGGCCAGCAGTCAAAGTCGGTGGACGACATCGACCCGAGCCGCGTGGACCTGGTGATCACGCTGTGCGCCGAGGAGGTCTGCCCCGTGTTCCTCACGCGCGCACCGCGCCTGCACTGGCCGCTGCAGGACCCCGCGCACAAGCACGAGGTGCTCGCCGACGACCAACGCCTCCAGCACTTCCGCGACACGCGCGACCAGCTACGCGCGCGCCTTGCCGTGCTGGCCGCGCTGCGGGACGTGCCCGAGGGACCCACGCCTCGAGAGTTCCATGCCAGCGTGCGGGTGCCGGACCTCGCGGCCGCGGCGCGCTTCTACACGTGGCTGCTGGGCGTGTCCCCCAAGGAGTGGACGCACCGCTACGTGACCTTCGTGAGCGAGGCGCTGCGCACCAACTTCGTGCTGCTGGTGAGCGACGGGAAGGAGCTGCACCACGACACGCTCTACCACCTGGGCGTGGACGTGGGCACGCGCGCGGCCGTCATTGCGGCGCAGCACCGCGCGGTGGCCGCGGGCATCCCCATCGAGAAGCCGGCGCGCACCACCTGGCGCGGCACGCCGCTGCACGAGCTGTGGCTCACCGATCCGGGCGGCAACTTGGTGGAGATCTACGCGCGCCTCACGCCCGAGGAGCTGGCCGAGATGCCCGCCGACAAAGAGCCGTGGACGTTGGTGAGCGGGGAGGCCGCATGA
- a CDS encoding winged helix-turn-helix transcriptional regulator: MSRRPATRAPAEACCPPAAPASPLPASEAEQNTELARLAKALGHPARVSILRTLLKRDTCVAGEIGEGLPLAQSTVSQHLKQLKEAGLIRGQVAGPRVCYCVEPAAVLLLKALITAL, encoded by the coding sequence ATGTCTCGCCGTCCTGCCACCCGTGCCCCTGCCGAAGCCTGCTGCCCCCCTGCGGCTCCCGCGTCGCCCCTCCCGGCGAGCGAGGCCGAGCAGAACACCGAGCTGGCGCGGCTCGCCAAAGCCCTGGGGCACCCCGCGCGGGTCAGCATCCTGCGCACGCTGCTGAAGCGCGACACGTGCGTGGCGGGCGAGATCGGCGAGGGCCTGCCCCTGGCCCAGTCCACCGTCTCGCAGCACCTGAAGCAGCTGAAGGAAGCGGGGCTCATTCGCGGCCAGGTCGCGGGGCCGCGCGTTTGCTACTGCGTGGAGCCCGCTGCCGTGCTGCTGCTGAAGGCGCTCATCACCGCGCTGTGA
- a CDS encoding wax ester/triacylglycerol synthase family O-acyltransferase, with protein sequence MPNDQPFFERLSTLDQAFLATESESCPMHVGAVLVLDAKPLRTASGGVDFDAILAFIAGALHSEPRFTQRLHRLPVVGEHVWVDDPHFSLEYHVRHAALPQPGDERQLKRLAGRIFSQNLDRSRPLWEFWVVEGLEGDRFAMICKVHHCLTDGMGAVSILKSMVGTHARPERPRTPRPMPSDASLLRSSLARRMTSLDRVRLTVLRLRGAGEGAAQRSPLGGLIETLKKVVAPGPVTSLNPHQVGPHRRFDTLRMDLEELKEVKERLGGKLNDVVLTTVALGLGRFFRELGERPEDYAGFRALVPASVRGTDSGSARGNQVATLIATLPIAVCDPLEAYACVCDETRFFKTESNAVRGIQLLEDLDDALGLGAVSSAFVLAGKLRSFNTIVTNVPGPPVPVPLFGAPLLEIYGLVPLFAQQALGIALFSYAGQLHWGFNADWEHVGGLHLLVDGMRDAFADLLRAARTT encoded by the coding sequence ATGCCCAACGACCAGCCCTTCTTCGAGCGCCTGTCCACGCTGGACCAAGCCTTCCTCGCCACCGAGAGCGAGAGCTGTCCCATGCACGTGGGCGCCGTGCTGGTCCTGGACGCGAAGCCGCTCCGCACCGCGAGCGGAGGCGTGGACTTCGACGCGATCCTGGCCTTCATCGCCGGCGCCCTGCACTCGGAGCCACGCTTCACGCAGCGTCTCCACCGGCTGCCTGTGGTGGGTGAGCACGTCTGGGTGGACGACCCGCACTTCTCCCTCGAGTACCACGTTCGCCACGCGGCGCTGCCGCAGCCCGGAGACGAACGTCAGCTGAAGCGCCTGGCCGGCCGCATCTTCTCGCAGAACCTCGACCGGAGCCGGCCCCTGTGGGAGTTCTGGGTGGTGGAGGGGCTCGAGGGCGACCGCTTCGCCATGATCTGCAAAGTCCACCACTGCCTCACCGACGGGATGGGGGCGGTGTCGATCCTGAAGTCCATGGTGGGCACCCACGCGCGCCCCGAGAGGCCACGCACGCCGCGCCCCATGCCGAGTGACGCGTCCCTGCTGCGCAGCTCGCTCGCTCGCCGCATGACCAGCCTGGACCGCGTACGCCTCACGGTTCTGCGGCTGCGCGGGGCGGGAGAAGGCGCGGCGCAGCGCTCGCCGCTCGGTGGGCTCATCGAGACCCTGAAGAAGGTCGTCGCGCCGGGGCCGGTCACGTCGCTCAACCCGCACCAGGTGGGCCCGCACCGCCGCTTCGACACGCTGCGCATGGACCTCGAAGAGCTGAAGGAGGTGAAGGAGCGCCTCGGAGGCAAGCTCAACGACGTGGTGCTCACCACGGTGGCGCTGGGGCTGGGGCGGTTCTTTCGTGAGCTGGGCGAGCGGCCCGAGGACTACGCCGGCTTCCGCGCGCTGGTGCCGGCGAGCGTGCGCGGGACGGACTCCGGGAGCGCGCGTGGCAATCAGGTGGCCACGTTGATCGCGACGCTCCCCATCGCGGTGTGCGACCCGCTCGAGGCCTACGCGTGCGTCTGCGACGAGACGCGCTTCTTCAAGACCGAGTCGAACGCGGTGCGGGGCATCCAGCTGCTGGAGGACCTCGACGACGCGCTGGGCCTCGGCGCCGTCTCGAGCGCGTTCGTACTGGCCGGGAAGCTGCGCTCGTTCAACACCATCGTGACCAACGTGCCGGGCCCCCCTGTACCGGTGCCGCTGTTCGGTGCGCCGTTGCTCGAGATCTACGGCCTGGTGCCGCTGTTCGCGCAGCAGGCGCTGGGCATCGCCCTCTTCAGCTACGCCGGGCAGCTGCACTGGGGCTTCAACGCCGACTGGGAGCACGTGGGCGGCCTGCACCTGCTGGTGGACGGGATGCGGGACGCGTTCGCGGACCTGCTCAGGGCCGCGCGGACTACCTGA
- a CDS encoding SDR family oxidoreductase: MTNDRHIKTAVVTGAAGFIGRYLLVELTREGTHVCALVRNPVARLPELRAWVDAHGGNGSRLAAADFDLEAADLGLTPDGEAWLDRADAVFHLAARFEFGLSAEAARVANVDASLRLVERVARSPRLERLVYLSGYRTEGGPARALDVDDPAALRRFYRDHGAYEASKMEAHQRVARRAEELGVPLTRVSPAVVIGHGETGETTQFIGLVETLRLLHARRLPALPGDASTWLPLVTVDLVAAILARVPADPRSLGEHLVVFDERSPALPDLVKRAAAHMGVPAPRLRLPVWLVRALPTALSGVDREGLSFISSDRYDAAPMHAFMERTRLAPPDIEVALTRWVDFLVAHAFGVPASVR; this comes from the coding sequence ATGACGAACGACAGACATATTAAAACGGCGGTGGTGACTGGCGCGGCGGGCTTCATCGGGCGCTACTTGCTGGTGGAGCTCACTCGAGAGGGCACCCACGTGTGCGCGCTGGTGCGCAACCCCGTGGCTCGCTTGCCCGAGCTGCGCGCCTGGGTGGACGCCCATGGGGGCAATGGGTCCCGGCTCGCCGCTGCCGACTTCGACCTCGAGGCGGCGGACCTGGGGCTCACGCCCGATGGCGAGGCATGGCTGGATCGCGCCGACGCCGTCTTTCACTTGGCGGCGCGCTTCGAGTTCGGGCTGAGCGCGGAGGCTGCCCGCGTGGCCAACGTGGACGCCAGCCTGCGCCTGGTGGAGCGCGTGGCTCGCTCTCCACGCCTCGAGCGCCTGGTGTACCTGAGCGGCTACCGCACCGAAGGCGGGCCGGCGCGCGCCCTCGACGTGGACGACCCCGCCGCGCTGCGCCGCTTCTACCGTGACCATGGCGCCTACGAGGCGTCCAAGATGGAGGCGCACCAGCGCGTGGCCCGGCGCGCCGAGGAGCTGGGGGTGCCGCTCACGCGCGTGAGCCCGGCGGTGGTCATCGGGCACGGCGAGACGGGCGAGACCACGCAGTTCATCGGCCTGGTGGAGACCCTGCGCCTCCTGCACGCGCGTCGCTTGCCCGCCCTCCCGGGAGACGCCAGCACGTGGCTGCCGCTGGTCACCGTGGACTTGGTGGCGGCCATCTTGGCCCGTGTGCCCGCCGACCCGCGCTCGCTCGGCGAGCACCTGGTGGTCTTCGACGAGCGCTCGCCCGCGCTGCCCGACCTGGTGAAGCGGGCTGCCGCGCACATGGGTGTGCCCGCGCCGCGTCTCCGCCTGCCCGTGTGGTTGGTGCGTGCACTACCGACGGCGCTCTCGGGCGTGGACCGCGAGGGCCTCTCGTTCATCAGCAGCGATCGCTATGACGCGGCGCCCATGCATGCCTTCATGGAGCGCACGCGGCTCGCCCCGCCCGACATCGAGGTGGCGCTCACGCGCTGGGTGGACTTCTTGGTGGCCCACGCGTTCGGGGTCCCGGCGAGCGTCAGGTAG
- a CDS encoding TetR/AcrR family transcriptional regulator, whose translation MSKGDATRERMVESATRLFMAQGYAATGLKQIIEEGEAPRGSLYFHFPGGKEELAVAVVERHAEHFTAQLTAALHDSKDVVAAARRMIAALAQLVEGGVGAGCPVGAVAFEMAERSDALRQATQAAFSTWTGLLAAALVDAGASKKDAQRRARVLLCAIEGALVLSRSAGDAGPLRDVSSMVAALLSA comes from the coding sequence ATGTCCAAAGGCGACGCGACGCGTGAGCGCATGGTGGAGTCGGCCACGCGCCTCTTCATGGCGCAGGGCTATGCGGCCACCGGGCTCAAGCAGATCATCGAGGAGGGCGAGGCCCCGCGCGGGTCGCTGTACTTCCACTTCCCCGGCGGCAAGGAAGAGCTCGCCGTGGCCGTGGTGGAGCGCCACGCCGAGCACTTCACCGCGCAGCTCACGGCCGCGCTGCACGACTCGAAGGACGTGGTGGCTGCGGCCCGCCGGATGATCGCGGCGCTGGCGCAACTGGTGGAGGGCGGCGTCGGGGCCGGCTGTCCCGTGGGTGCTGTGGCCTTCGAGATGGCCGAGCGCTCGGACGCGCTGCGGCAGGCCACGCAAGCCGCGTTCAGCACTTGGACGGGGCTCCTCGCGGCCGCGCTCGTAGACGCTGGCGCCAGCAAGAAGGACGCGCAGCGCCGGGCTCGAGTGCTGCTGTGCGCCATCGAGGGCGCGCTGGTGCTCAGCCGCTCGGCCGGGGACGCCGGCCCGCTGCGCGACGTGAGCAGCATGGTGGCGGCGCTCCTCAGCGCCTGA
- a CDS encoding ferritin-like domain-containing protein, whose amino-acid sequence MKTLNDTVRANRLDVFRHTLRSIALASAAASGLGVAGWSGCAATSSQSGNQRERAMSVNCGAIELTGLPLPPGVQGLVAYAWGPSGSFPAYFAGEFCIEGGHPDCGVGDAGFDRDEGFSVFVRRAGIIERVSFADVVTLPVTSPAQATLLALTVDYHINCAGDPKVGVSPNGVRHVAGGFEVLGTRWAGCLDLLRGTVFVSEAGEVRILEEHLVEEYACPVSGRMTQGTAVPARPAGGNDVGRYFVQVAGLEAAAVDAFERMAAELQVLGAPVELVQWARASAEDERRHTRDMGALAERFAVKPAVHEAQQFALRGLFEVALENAVEGCVRETYGAVVGHHQARHAQDPVVRAGMARVAEDETRHAALSWAVAEWSLPQLTDAQRDVIRGAQRAAISALTRSVSIPEAHVLLRDAGLPAPGAALAMLQALGEQVWA is encoded by the coding sequence ATGAAGACGCTGAACGACACCGTGCGCGCGAATCGCCTCGACGTCTTTCGACACACGCTGCGCAGCATCGCGTTGGCTTCCGCGGCTGCCTCGGGCCTGGGCGTGGCGGGATGGAGTGGGTGTGCAGCGACCAGCAGCCAATCCGGGAACCAGCGAGAAAGGGCGATGTCGGTCAACTGTGGAGCGATCGAGCTGACCGGCTTGCCTCTGCCACCGGGGGTTCAGGGTCTGGTCGCGTACGCATGGGGCCCGAGCGGCAGTTTTCCGGCCTACTTCGCCGGAGAATTCTGCATCGAGGGCGGGCACCCGGATTGCGGTGTGGGTGACGCAGGTTTCGATCGAGACGAGGGGTTCTCGGTCTTTGTCCGCCGCGCTGGCATCATCGAGCGAGTCTCGTTCGCCGACGTGGTCACTCTCCCTGTCACCAGCCCGGCGCAAGCGACGCTCCTCGCGCTCACGGTCGACTACCACATCAACTGTGCGGGTGATCCGAAGGTGGGCGTCAGCCCCAATGGCGTGAGGCACGTGGCTGGTGGTTTCGAAGTCCTTGGTACCCGCTGGGCCGGCTGCCTCGACCTCCTCCGAGGGACGGTTTTCGTGAGTGAGGCTGGTGAGGTCCGGATCCTCGAGGAGCACCTCGTCGAGGAATACGCCTGCCCAGTCAGCGGGCGCATGACCCAGGGGACGGCTGTTCCTGCGCGCCCTGCGGGGGGCAACGACGTCGGCCGGTACTTCGTGCAGGTGGCCGGCCTCGAAGCCGCTGCCGTGGATGCGTTCGAGCGCATGGCCGCGGAGCTGCAGGTGCTGGGGGCCCCCGTGGAGCTGGTGCAGTGGGCACGCGCGAGCGCGGAGGATGAGCGGCGGCACACGCGGGACATGGGCGCGCTGGCCGAGCGGTTCGCGGTGAAGCCTGCCGTCCACGAGGCGCAGCAGTTCGCGCTGCGCGGCCTGTTCGAGGTGGCGCTCGAGAACGCGGTCGAGGGCTGCGTGCGCGAGACCTACGGTGCTGTGGTGGGGCACCATCAGGCGCGGCACGCGCAAGACCCTGTCGTGCGCGCGGGGATGGCGCGGGTGGCCGAGGACGAGACGCGGCACGCGGCACTGTCGTGGGCGGTGGCGGAGTGGTCGCTGCCGCAGCTCACGGACGCGCAGCGCGACGTGATTCGCGGGGCGCAGCGTGCGGCCATCAGCGCGCTGACGCGCTCGGTGAGCATCCCCGAGGCCCACGTGCTCTTGCGCGACGCGGGTCTGCCAGCGCCCGGCGCGGCGCTCGCGATGTTGCAGGCGCTCGGCGAGCAGGTCTGGGCATAG